A section of the Pedobacter sp. HDW13 genome encodes:
- a CDS encoding DUF4134 family protein, translated as MQVRIAARPILLALQDPPGIKEFYQASSSMHGYYYSFSDLSLVLGAIVGMLGGLRVYLNWQSGRHHIDAQVMGWFFSSLFLLLCSVFLRGLFGL; from the coding sequence TTGCAGGTAAGAATCGCCGCTCGGCCAATCTTGCTGGCTTTACAAGATCCCCCTGGTATCAAAGAATTTTACCAGGCCAGTTCTTCCATGCATGGCTATTATTACAGTTTTTCTGATCTCAGTCTTGTACTAGGTGCGATCGTTGGCATGCTGGGCGGGCTCCGGGTGTATCTTAACTGGCAATCTGGCCGCCATCACATCGATGCCCAGGTGATGGGCTGGTTTTTTTCCAGCCTTTTCCTTTTACTCTGCTCGGTATTCCTGCGCGGGCTATTTGGCCTATAA
- a CDS encoding DUF4134 domain-containing protein, whose amino-acid sequence MNMQKTKRFFLCATGLLCSTSLFAQGGGTTGINAATSSLTSYVDPVGNLILGIGAVVGLIGGVMVYIKWNSGDRDINKEVMSWGGSCLFLVLVSVVIKAFFGV is encoded by the coding sequence ATGAACATGCAAAAAACAAAAAGATTCTTCCTCTGTGCTACCGGCCTGCTTTGCTCTACTTCACTCTTCGCCCAAGGCGGAGGTACTACAGGGATTAATGCCGCAACTTCTTCGCTGACCAGTTACGTTGACCCCGTTGGTAATTTGATCCTGGGGATTGGCGCAGTCGTGGGGCTTATTGGTGGGGTAATGGTGTATATCAAGTGGAATTCGGGTGACCGCGATATCAATAAGGAAGTGATGAGCTGGGGAGGCTCCTGCCTTTTTCTGGTACTGGTTTCGGTGGTCATCAAAGCATTTTTTGGCGTATGA
- a CDS encoding toprim domain-containing protein yields the protein MSFISGDPDKLAVFEGMMDFLSWRIEHRENSASALILNSVSFLKPAIQKASEFAQVEIFFDHDPSGRKSSEEFLNKLSYSKDCSVIYQGYNDYNEMIQHRLNEAVKTDTDQNINLYRKTAR from the coding sequence ATGAGCTTTATTTCCGGAGATCCGGATAAGCTTGCTGTATTTGAAGGAATGATGGATTTTTTAAGTTGGAGAATTGAGCACCGTGAAAACAGTGCAAGTGCCCTGATTTTAAATTCAGTTTCCTTTTTAAAGCCTGCAATACAAAAAGCCAGCGAATTCGCTCAGGTTGAAATATTTTTTGATCACGATCCTTCAGGAAGAAAATCAAGCGAGGAATTTTTAAATAAGCTCAGCTATAGTAAAGATTGTTCTGTGATTTACCAAGGTTATAATGATTATAATGAAATGATTCAGCATCGGCTGAATGAGGCAGTAAAAACGGATACAGATCAGAATATAAATCTATATAGAAAAACTGCACGGTAA
- a CDS encoding relaxase/mobilization nuclease domain-containing protein has translation MNTVIVRLFTKSNGFPAVSYNMDKVNASAAELLSVRNMDLLKAYSFIRSIDIEHYFGAIASLNTRSHFDQFHAVLSTKGVQMDKQVFLDIAHKWMEAMGYKRQPYLIFLHTDTPNRHIHIVSTDVRLDGSKISDSFDRIRAVTELNRICGVDEAKSFQEDISRLIKYRCSSTAQLEILFKQKGYRFFSHKDNFLVRKYGKTLIRIPSDALLNSLSAAKADFKRIGEIKSFISSAMFIHNRKPEPIYQLGPGRAWRKIIAYRSDLADFLHSAANLEVVYLFSRRTVTGFMLIDHHTAQLFAGEELTDLHYFMGSLKQQSPALTPSHQH, from the coding sequence ATGAATACAGTAATAGTGCGGCTATTTACCAAGTCTAATGGGTTTCCAGCGGTGAGCTATAATATGGACAAAGTAAATGCCAGTGCAGCCGAGCTGCTTAGCGTGAGAAACATGGATCTATTGAAAGCCTATTCCTTTATCCGCTCTATTGACATTGAACATTATTTTGGTGCAATTGCCTCACTAAACACCAGAAGCCATTTTGACCAGTTTCATGCGGTACTGTCTACTAAAGGAGTGCAGATGGATAAACAGGTATTTTTAGATATTGCCCATAAGTGGATGGAAGCGATGGGGTATAAAAGGCAGCCTTATTTGATTTTTCTGCATACGGATACCCCTAACCGGCATATTCATATTGTATCCACCGATGTAAGGTTAGACGGAAGTAAGATCTCTGATTCTTTTGACCGAATACGCGCAGTGACCGAGCTAAACCGGATCTGTGGGGTGGATGAGGCTAAGTCTTTCCAGGAAGATATTTCTCGGCTGATCAAATACCGCTGCAGCAGTACCGCTCAACTCGAAATCTTATTTAAACAAAAAGGGTACCGCTTCTTTAGCCATAAAGACAACTTTTTAGTGCGTAAATATGGGAAAACCTTAATCAGAATTCCAAGTGACGCGTTACTGAACAGCCTGTCAGCCGCTAAAGCAGATTTTAAAAGAATAGGGGAGATCAAATCATTTATTTCCAGCGCCATGTTTATCCATAATAGAAAGCCCGAACCGATTTATCAGCTGGGCCCTGGTAGGGCGTGGCGGAAAATTATTGCCTACCGCTCAGATCTTGCTGATTTTTTGCATTCAGCTGCCAATTTGGAAGTCGTTTATCTTTTTTCAAGAAGAACAGTTACCGGTTTTATGCTTATTGACCACCATACCGCTCAGCTTTTCGCTGGCGAGGAGCTTACCGATCTTCATTATTTCATGGGTAGCTTAAAGCAGCAGTCACCTGCATTAACGCCTAGTCATCAGCACTAG
- a CDS encoding DUF808 domain-containing protein, whose product MASGFFAILDDIGALMDDIAVSAKVAAKKTAGILGDDLAVNAEKSTGFLSSRELPVLWAITKGSLINKLIIVPIALLLNVFFPVAIKVILVLGGIYLAYEGVEKIVEYLFHRSADTHGEAAEVLEEDENAEKTKVRSAITTDFILSIEIVIIALGSVLEESLTLQIVTVSIIALLATIGVYGIVAIIVRMDDAGYRLIKRSNGKGALSFFGKLLVSSLPIVIKVLSVVGTIALILVSGGFSCTILSSCIIFYQASLQ is encoded by the coding sequence ATGGCTTCAGGTTTTTTTGCAATTTTAGACGATATAGGTGCTTTAATGGATGACATTGCGGTGAGCGCAAAAGTCGCTGCAAAAAAAACAGCAGGTATATTGGGTGATGACCTTGCCGTTAATGCGGAAAAATCGACTGGTTTCCTATCTTCTAGGGAACTTCCTGTACTTTGGGCAATAACCAAAGGATCATTAATCAATAAGCTGATTATTGTTCCAATAGCGCTATTGCTAAATGTGTTTTTTCCTGTGGCCATCAAAGTAATTTTGGTGCTAGGAGGGATATACCTGGCTTACGAAGGCGTCGAAAAGATTGTAGAGTACCTTTTTCATCGCTCTGCAGATACGCATGGGGAAGCTGCTGAGGTTTTAGAAGAAGACGAAAATGCAGAGAAGACAAAAGTGCGATCCGCCATCACCACAGATTTTATTCTCTCCATCGAGATTGTAATTATCGCCCTTGGTAGCGTGCTGGAAGAAAGCCTCACCTTACAGATCGTAACCGTTTCAATTATAGCGCTTTTAGCTACAATAGGGGTTTATGGGATTGTAGCCATTATTGTTAGGATGGACGATGCAGGTTACCGGTTGATCAAACGTTCAAATGGAAAAGGAGCACTTTCATTCTTTGGCAAACTGCTGGTTTCTTCGCTTCCTATAGTGATAAAAGTTTTAAGTGTAGTGGGCACAATTGCCCTAATCCTTGTTTCGGGGGGATTTTCGTGCACAATATTGAGTTCATGCATCATCTTTTACCAGGCGTCCCTTCAATAA